One Phaseolus vulgaris cultivar G19833 chromosome 11, P. vulgaris v2.0, whole genome shotgun sequence genomic window carries:
- the LOC137809144 gene encoding RING-H2 finger protein ATL39-like produces the protein MEEHKMEKDSNVNLRKETMHRIMFTVPPFPRAPKGFSSPLLPPPGRCAGKLSSFSLTLAYIFLVVFIIIFFFVGLVYFYMRRRSSSTNPAAGNIQGQAVSNLVASRPLMVVVVVAEAAGECTICLEGVAEGEEVKMTVQCKHIFHAHCIDTWLQNHVTCPVWRYSEMDGEEELVTVGGGEEEDAEVSGTNLE, from the coding sequence ATGGAAGAACATAAGATGGAAAAAGATAGCAACGTTAATCTTAGAAAAGAAACCATGCACCGAATAATGTTCACCGTTCCTCCTTTCCCTCGTGCCCCTAAAGGTTTCTCGTCGCCGCTACTGCCGCCGCCAGGAAGATGTGCAGGAAAGCTTAGTAGCTTCAGTCTAACACTTGCATACATATTTCTCGTtgtcttcatcatcatcttcttcttcgtcgGTTTGGTATATTTCTACATGCGAAGGCGATCCTCCTCGACGAACCCCGCGGCCGGAAACATCCAAGGGCAAGCGGTGTCGAATCTTGTGGCTTCGAGACCCCTGATGGTGGTGGTCGTGGTGGCCGAAGCAGCTGGGGAGTGTACTATCTGTCTGGAGGGGGTGGCAGAGGGAGAGGAGGTGAAGATGACTGTCCAGTGTAAGCACATATTCCACGCGCACTGCATCGACACTTGGCTGCAGAACCATGTTACGTGCCCAGTGTGGCGATATTCTGAGATGGATGGAGAGGAGGAGCTTGTGACGGTGGGaggaggtgaagaagaagatgcaGAAGTTTCTGGAACAAACTTGGAGTAG
- the LOC137809149 gene encoding RING-H2 finger protein ATL40-like has product MPLKVSRRRHCCRRRQEDVRAGKLSSFSLTLAYIFLVVFIIIFFFVGLVYFYMQRRSSSTNPAADNIQGQAVSNLVASRPLMVVVVVAEVAGDCTICLEGVVEGEEVKMTVQCKHIFHANCIDTWLENHVTCSVCQYSDMGGEDELVTVGGGKEEDAEVSGTNLE; this is encoded by the coding sequence ATGCCCCTAAAAGTTTCTCGCCGCCGCCACTGCTGCCGCCGCCGCCAGGAAGATGTGCGTGCAGGAAAGCTTAGTAGCTTCAGTCTAACACTTGCATACATATTTCTCGTtgtcttcatcatcatcttcttcttcgtcgGTTTGGTATATTTCTACATGCAAAGGCGATCCTCCTCGACGAATCCCGCGGCCGACAACATCCAAGGGCAAGCGGTGTCAAATCTCGTGGCTTCGAGACCTCTGATGGTGGTGGTCGTGGTGGCCGAAGTAGCTGGGGACTGTACTATCTGTCTGGAGGGGGTGGTAGAGGGAGAAGAGGTGAAGATGACTGTCCAGTGTAAGCATATATTCCACGCGAACTGCATCGACACTTGGCTGGAGAACCATGTTACGTGCTCGGTGTGCCAATATTCTGATATGGGTGGAGAGGATGAGCTTGTGACGGTAGGAGGAGGTAAAGAAGAAGATGCAGAAGTTTCTGGAACAAACTTGGAGTAG